A single window of Pseudoduganella plicata DNA harbors:
- a CDS encoding amidohydrolase — MLIFLNGRFHTGDTSNPVASAVAIEDGKFLAVGDADDVMRHRTPDAQVVDLNGRTVIPGLNDSHLHLIRGGLNYNLELRWEGVPSLADALRMLKEQALRTPSPQWVRVVGGWNEFQFAERRMPTIEDLNAAAPDTPVFVLHLYDRALLNRAALRAVGYTKDTPNPPGGEIVRDASGNPTGMLIARPNAMILYATLAKGPKLPLEHQINSTRHFMRELNRLGLTSAIDAGGGFQNYPEDYNVVEQLAADDQLTIRIAYNLFTQNKGQELQDFQRWTDIVTPGQGDDWYRHNGAGEMLVFSAADFEDFLEPRPDLPPEMEGQLEQVVRHLVSQRWPFRLHATYDESIGRMLDVFEKVNRDIPFDGLHWLFDHAETISPKNIDRVKALGGGIAIQHRMAFQGEYFVGRYGADAAKHTPPIRRMLESGVPVGAGTDATRVASYNPWTALYWLVSGRTVGGLRLYDAGDKLPRETALALWTAGSAWFSNEQGKKGRIQAGMLADLAVLSADFFRVDEEAIKRIESVLTVVGGRIVFGQAEFTKLGPPDLPVLPEWSPVAKVPGHYRAVPPQAAKSALPHQCAGACGVHAHSHDVARKSTVPVSDFAGFWGAFGCSCFAF; from the coding sequence ATGCTTATCTTCCTGAACGGCCGTTTCCATACGGGCGACACATCCAATCCCGTTGCCTCCGCCGTCGCCATCGAAGACGGCAAATTCCTGGCCGTCGGCGATGCCGACGACGTCATGCGCCACCGCACGCCGGACGCGCAGGTGGTGGACCTGAACGGGCGCACCGTCATCCCCGGACTGAACGACTCGCACCTGCACCTGATCCGCGGCGGCCTGAATTACAACCTCGAACTGCGCTGGGAAGGCGTGCCGTCGCTGGCCGATGCGCTGCGCATGCTGAAGGAGCAAGCGCTGCGTACGCCAAGCCCGCAGTGGGTGCGCGTGGTCGGCGGCTGGAACGAATTCCAGTTTGCCGAACGACGCATGCCGACGATCGAGGACCTGAACGCGGCGGCGCCCGATACGCCCGTCTTCGTGCTGCACCTGTACGATCGGGCGCTGCTCAATCGCGCCGCGCTGCGCGCCGTCGGCTACACGAAGGACACGCCCAATCCGCCCGGTGGCGAGATCGTGCGCGACGCCAGCGGTAATCCGACCGGCATGCTGATCGCGCGGCCGAACGCCATGATCCTGTACGCCACGCTGGCGAAAGGACCGAAACTGCCGCTGGAGCACCAGATCAACTCGACGCGCCACTTCATGCGCGAACTGAACCGCCTGGGGCTGACCAGCGCCATCGACGCCGGCGGCGGCTTCCAGAACTATCCGGAGGATTACAACGTCGTCGAGCAGCTCGCGGCGGACGACCAGCTGACGATCCGCATCGCCTACAACCTGTTCACACAGAACAAGGGCCAGGAGCTGCAGGACTTCCAGCGCTGGACGGACATCGTCACGCCCGGCCAGGGCGACGACTGGTACCGCCACAACGGCGCCGGCGAGATGCTGGTGTTCTCGGCCGCCGACTTCGAGGACTTCCTGGAGCCGCGTCCGGACCTGCCGCCGGAAATGGAAGGGCAGCTGGAACAGGTGGTGCGCCACCTGGTCAGCCAGCGCTGGCCGTTCCGCCTGCACGCCACGTACGACGAATCGATCGGGCGCATGCTGGATGTGTTCGAGAAGGTCAACCGCGACATCCCGTTCGACGGCCTGCACTGGCTGTTCGACCACGCCGAAACCATCAGCCCGAAAAACATCGACCGCGTCAAGGCGCTGGGCGGCGGTATCGCCATTCAGCACCGCATGGCGTTCCAGGGCGAATACTTCGTCGGCCGCTACGGTGCGGACGCGGCAAAGCACACGCCGCCGATCCGCCGCATGCTGGAAAGCGGCGTGCCGGTCGGTGCCGGCACCGATGCCACGCGCGTGGCCAGCTATAACCCTTGGACGGCGCTGTACTGGCTCGTTTCCGGCCGCACGGTGGGCGGCCTGCGCCTGTACGACGCGGGCGACAAGCTGCCGCGCGAGACGGCGCTGGCGCTGTGGACGGCCGGCAGCGCATGGTTCTCGAATGAGCAGGGCAAGAAGGGCCGCATCCAGGCTGGCATGCTGGCCGACCTGGCGGTGCTGTCGGCGGACTTCTTTCGGGTGGACGAAGAAGCCATCAAGCGCATCGAATCGGTGCTGACGGTGGTGGGCGGGCGCATTGTCTTCGGCCAGGCCGAGTTCACGAAGCTGGGCCCGCCGGACCTGCCGGTGCTGCCCGAGTGGTCGCCGGTGGCGAAGGTTCCCGGCCACTACCGCGCGGTGCCGCCGCAAGCCGCGAAGTCGGCGCTGCCGCACCAATGCGCCGGCGCCTGCGGCGTGCACGCCCACTCGCATGACGTCGCACGCAAGTCGACGGTGCCTGTTTCCGACTTCGCCGGCTTCTGGGGCGCATTCGGCTGCAGCTGCTTTGCATTCTGA
- a CDS encoding MFS transporter — protein sequence MQEAHSGAARNKPGTVLFASLIGTTIEFFDFYIYATAAVLVFPKLFFPAGDAAAATLQSLATFAIAFFARPVGSAVFGHFGDRVGRKATLVAALLTMGLSTVIIGMLPTYASIGAWAPLLLALCRFGQGLGLGGEWGGAVLLATENAPPGKRAWYGMFPQLGAPIGFFLSGGIFLLLSELQTDEQFFSYGWRIPFLASAVLVLVGLYVRLKITETPDFQKVLDKGERVKVPVVAVLRDHTRMLVLGTLMAMATFVLFYLMTVFALNWGVSALGFSRQHFLVLQLFAVLFFGLTIPVAALLADRYGRRLTLIVISAAIALFGLALAPLFGSGSTTQVTIFLCLGLALMGMTYGPLGTILSELFPAEVRYTGASLTFNLAGILGASLAPYIATMLANQYGLQYVGYYLSIAALLSLVALVLTRTK from the coding sequence ATGCAAGAAGCTCATTCCGGTGCCGCGCGCAACAAGCCCGGCACCGTGTTGTTCGCCAGTCTGATCGGCACCACCATCGAATTTTTCGATTTTTATATCTACGCGACGGCCGCCGTCCTTGTCTTCCCCAAACTGTTCTTCCCTGCCGGTGACGCCGCCGCGGCCACACTGCAGTCGCTCGCCACGTTTGCCATCGCGTTCTTCGCCCGCCCCGTCGGCTCGGCCGTCTTCGGCCACTTCGGCGACCGCGTCGGCCGCAAGGCCACGCTGGTGGCCGCGCTACTGACGATGGGGCTGTCCACGGTCATCATCGGCATGCTGCCGACCTACGCGTCGATCGGCGCATGGGCGCCGCTGCTGCTGGCGCTGTGCCGCTTCGGCCAGGGCCTGGGCCTCGGCGGCGAGTGGGGCGGCGCCGTGCTGCTGGCCACTGAAAACGCACCGCCCGGCAAACGCGCGTGGTACGGCATGTTCCCGCAGCTGGGCGCGCCGATCGGCTTCTTCCTGTCCGGCGGAATATTCCTGCTGCTGTCCGAGCTGCAGACGGACGAGCAGTTCTTCAGCTATGGCTGGCGCATTCCGTTCCTGGCCAGCGCCGTGCTGGTGCTGGTCGGCCTGTACGTGCGCCTGAAGATCACGGAAACGCCCGACTTCCAGAAGGTGCTGGACAAGGGCGAACGCGTCAAGGTGCCGGTCGTGGCCGTGCTGCGGGACCACACCCGCATGCTGGTCCTCGGCACGCTGATGGCGATGGCGACCTTCGTGCTGTTCTACCTGATGACGGTGTTCGCGCTGAACTGGGGCGTGTCGGCGCTGGGCTTCTCGCGCCAGCACTTCCTCGTGCTGCAGCTGTTTGCCGTGCTGTTCTTCGGCCTGACGATTCCCGTCGCCGCGCTGCTGGCCGACCGCTACGGGCGCCGTCTCACCCTGATCGTCATTTCCGCCGCCATCGCGCTGTTCGGCCTGGCCCTGGCGCCGCTGTTCGGCTCCGGCAGCACGACCCAGGTGACGATCTTCCTGTGTCTGGGTCTCGCGCTGATGGGCATGACATACGGTCCGCTCGGCACGATCCTGTCCGAGCTGTTCCCGGCCGAGGTGCGCTACACGGGTGCCTCGCTGACGTTCAACCTGGCCGGCATCCTGGGCGCGTCGCTGGCGCCCTACATCGCCACGATGCTGGCGAACCAGTACGGCTTGCAGTACGTCGGCTACTACCTGTCGATCGCCGCGCTGCTCAGCCTTGTGGCGCTGGTGCTGACACGGACGAAATAG
- a CDS encoding thioredoxin family protein, with product MEHTYQEAAPTRAEIDALTGPALLEFGTNWCGHCRAAQPLLTEAYGEHPDIRHFKVEDGPGRLLGRSFRVKLWPTMIFLQDGKEVARVVRPADASEIRDAFAKIATPG from the coding sequence ATGGAACACACCTACCAGGAAGCGGCGCCCACGCGCGCCGAGATCGACGCCCTGACCGGCCCGGCCCTGCTGGAATTCGGTACCAACTGGTGCGGCCACTGCCGCGCCGCGCAACCGCTGCTGACGGAGGCGTACGGCGAGCATCCGGACATCCGCCACTTCAAGGTCGAGGACGGGCCCGGGCGCTTGCTGGGCCGCTCCTTCCGTGTCAAACTGTGGCCAACCATGATCTTCCTGCAAGACGGGAAGGAAGTGGCGCGCGTGGTACGCCCCGCCGACGCCAGCGAGATCCGCGATGCGTTTGCCAAGATCGCCACACCCGGCTGA
- a CDS encoding glycoside hydrolase family 28 protein, whose protein sequence is MRTTVNQGRRTMMKAVSASGLAATGAMNGAGAAIAEDPWARAKEIADTLSKPLKFRDQDFVITGFGAAPCRLAKVKAWVSHDDQATVDTQAPGSKDCYAAIAAAIAACHKAGGGRVVIPAGNWYVAGPIVLLSNVHVHLKKGAHVYFSNDPRDYAKYGDFDCGSNGKLVITRWQSNDCLNFASMIYAYGQDNIALTGEDWTSTLNGQGGVPFAGSTDCWWTWKGKNRTINPVSQANTPGDAPGKINQRIANPVNPKSLLDVAPHLTEAERLLIQGEGDKWRADEQYLPALSEAGVPLAKRVFGLGHYLRPSMVHLIGCTNVLLAGYHVIHTPFWQHHPVHCRNIAIRNVHAESHGPNSDGFDPESCDMVLIEGCTFDAGDDCIAIKAGKNRDTQYGPSQNIVIQDCIMHSGHGAVTLGSEMAGGIQNVYAQNLVFENTHWATNPLNTAIRLKTNMNRGGYLRNFYVRNVKIPNGVQTSPSFYASLPGSPIASKTVATAAGAVVTFDCDYTPTADTVRLRPPVVDNIQISNVTVGNVKTKKGTLASCYQAIVILGPVASDYNGPQPMPTVVPVTNVKISDCDFGTPANGEQPWYLYNVKGLQLTRVKVGGKEINTTLSA, encoded by the coding sequence ATGAGAACCACGGTCAATCAGGGACGCCGCACGATGATGAAGGCGGTATCGGCCAGCGGCCTGGCCGCCACCGGCGCGATGAACGGCGCGGGCGCCGCCATCGCGGAAGACCCATGGGCGCGGGCGAAAGAGATCGCCGACACGCTGTCGAAGCCGTTGAAATTTCGCGACCAGGACTTCGTCATCACCGGGTTCGGCGCCGCGCCGTGCCGGCTGGCGAAGGTGAAGGCCTGGGTGTCGCACGACGACCAGGCGACGGTGGACACCCAGGCACCGGGCTCGAAGGATTGCTATGCCGCGATCGCGGCAGCCATCGCGGCTTGCCACAAGGCAGGCGGCGGCCGCGTCGTGATCCCGGCGGGGAACTGGTACGTGGCGGGACCGATCGTGCTGCTGTCGAACGTGCACGTGCACCTGAAAAAGGGCGCGCACGTCTACTTCAGCAACGACCCGCGCGACTACGCGAAATATGGCGATTTCGATTGCGGCAGCAACGGCAAGCTGGTCATCACGCGCTGGCAAAGCAACGACTGCCTGAACTTCGCGTCGATGATCTACGCGTATGGGCAGGACAATATCGCGCTGACCGGCGAGGACTGGACCAGCACATTGAACGGGCAGGGCGGCGTGCCGTTCGCTGGCAGCACCGACTGCTGGTGGACGTGGAAAGGCAAGAACCGCACGATCAATCCCGTCTCGCAGGCCAATACGCCGGGCGACGCGCCCGGCAAGATCAACCAGCGCATCGCCAATCCGGTCAATCCGAAGTCGCTGCTGGACGTGGCGCCGCACCTGACGGAAGCCGAGCGCCTGCTGATCCAGGGCGAGGGCGACAAGTGGCGCGCCGACGAGCAGTACCTGCCGGCGCTGTCGGAAGCGGGCGTGCCGCTGGCAAAGCGCGTGTTCGGCCTGGGTCACTACCTGCGTCCGTCGATGGTGCACCTGATCGGCTGCACCAACGTGCTGCTGGCCGGGTATCACGTGATTCACACGCCGTTCTGGCAGCACCACCCGGTCCATTGCCGCAACATCGCCATCCGCAACGTACATGCGGAGAGCCATGGCCCGAACAGCGACGGCTTCGACCCGGAAAGCTGCGACATGGTGCTGATCGAAGGCTGCACGTTCGACGCAGGCGACGACTGCATCGCCATCAAGGCGGGCAAGAACCGCGATACGCAATACGGTCCGTCGCAGAACATCGTCATCCAGGACTGCATCATGCACAGCGGTCACGGGGCCGTCACGCTGGGCAGCGAAATGGCGGGCGGCATCCAGAACGTCTATGCGCAGAACCTCGTGTTCGAGAACACGCACTGGGCCACCAATCCGCTGAACACGGCCATTCGCCTCAAGACGAACATGAACCGCGGCGGCTACCTGCGCAACTTCTATGTTCGCAACGTGAAGATTCCGAACGGCGTGCAGACCAGCCCTTCGTTCTACGCGTCGCTGCCGGGTTCGCCGATCGCGTCGAAAACGGTGGCGACGGCGGCCGGCGCCGTCGTCACGTTCGACTGCGACTACACGCCGACGGCCGATACGGTGCGGCTGCGCCCACCCGTCGTCGACAATATCCAGATCTCCAACGTCACGGTGGGCAATGTGAAGACGAAGAAGGGCACGCTGGCGTCGTGCTACCAGGCCATCGTCATCCTCGGCCCGGTCGCATCGGACTACAACGGCCCGCAGCCGATGCCGACGGTGGTGCCGGTGACGAACGTGAAGATCAGCGACTGCGATTTCGGCACGCCGGCCAACGGCGAGCAGCCCTGGTATCTGTACAACGTGAAGGGCCTGCAGCTGACCCGTGTGAAGGTGGGCGGCAAGGAGATCAACACCACGCTGTCGGCGTAG
- a CDS encoding pectinesterase family protein has product MTSSQGDIAATPVVRPQLPPEIGRQVTIANVLRTTGRAGSETVDPWDPLADPLARGAVFKADYVVDAAARADGRRTFNRVQDAVSRAVSDGGAASGQRVYILVKPGTYRELVYVPASSRPITLYGEGRSAADTVITAGLDAAVAPGDYVKQFGAQFASVDPSIQEMHALVRERSGNISTSGTMTVWVRNHGFQARNLTFENSYNKATGNAREECGERACGNSAPDAQINKVHHQAVALTVEGADKAQFENVRLIGFQDTLYLKSAETRVTARSFFHRSYIEGDVDFIFGDTTAYFYRSEVRSLGDRTMSYVGAPNTNWKTKYGFVFDTVRFTSDGSPNALAGKFHLARQWFHNSRCSPYAPVDVPGYRCVLGAESVYRKPKGTITPTVLETVGKMIVVNSTIGRHIDRQRPWSEWNRAGTLSHRPAQFTSDDFWNNLRKAGIDPVRDLGYDGPPAPKDIYLAEFNNADE; this is encoded by the coding sequence ATGACGTCTTCGCAAGGCGATATCGCCGCGACGCCCGTCGTGCGACCGCAATTGCCGCCCGAGATCGGCCGCCAGGTGACGATCGCCAACGTGCTGCGAACCACGGGCCGCGCCGGCAGCGAGACCGTCGATCCATGGGACCCGCTGGCCGACCCGCTGGCGCGGGGTGCCGTCTTCAAGGCCGACTACGTTGTCGACGCGGCAGCGCGCGCCGATGGCAGGCGTACGTTCAACCGCGTGCAGGACGCCGTCAGCCGGGCTGTCAGCGATGGCGGCGCCGCAAGCGGGCAGCGCGTGTACATCCTGGTGAAACCGGGTACCTACCGCGAATTGGTATACGTCCCGGCGTCGTCCCGGCCGATCACGCTGTACGGCGAAGGCAGGAGCGCGGCCGATACCGTCATCACAGCGGGGCTGGACGCGGCGGTGGCCCCAGGCGACTACGTCAAACAGTTCGGCGCGCAGTTCGCCAGTGTCGATCCGTCGATCCAGGAAATGCATGCGCTGGTGCGCGAGCGCAGCGGCAATATCTCGACCAGCGGCACGATGACGGTGTGGGTACGCAATCACGGCTTCCAGGCGCGCAACCTGACGTTCGAGAACTCGTACAACAAGGCGACGGGCAATGCCCGCGAGGAGTGCGGCGAACGCGCCTGCGGCAACAGCGCGCCCGATGCGCAGATCAACAAGGTGCATCACCAGGCGGTGGCGCTGACGGTGGAGGGCGCTGACAAGGCGCAGTTCGAGAACGTGCGCCTGATCGGCTTCCAGGACACGCTGTACCTGAAGTCGGCCGAGACGCGCGTCACGGCGCGCAGCTTCTTCCACCGCTCGTACATCGAAGGCGACGTCGACTTCATCTTCGGCGACACCACGGCCTATTTCTACCGCAGCGAAGTCCGTTCGCTGGGCGACCGCACCATGTCCTACGTGGGCGCGCCCAACACCAACTGGAAAACGAAGTACGGCTTCGTGTTCGACACGGTCCGCTTCACCAGCGACGGCTCGCCCAACGCGCTGGCTGGCAAGTTTCATCTTGCGCGCCAGTGGTTCCACAACTCGCGCTGCTCGCCGTACGCGCCGGTGGACGTCCCGGGCTATCGGTGCGTGCTGGGCGCCGAGAGTGTGTACCGCAAGCCAAAAGGCACGATTACGCCGACGGTGCTGGAGACGGTGGGCAAGATGATCGTCGTGAATTCGACCATCGGCCGGCATATCGACCGCCAACGGCCCTGGTCGGAATGGAACCGCGCGGGCACGCTGTCGCACCGGCCGGCCCAGTTTACCTCTGACGATTTCTGGAACAACCTGCGCAAGGCGGGCATCGATCCGGTCCGGGACCTCGGCTATGACGGGCCCCCGGCACCGAAGGACATCTATCTGGCGGAATTCAACAATGCAGACGAATAA
- a CDS encoding rhamnogalacturonan acetylesterase gives MTYRSITCRAAAAAFALAGMTAAQAADTKPVRFILVGDSTMATASGYGDAFCARVIRADTCINLAKGGRSSGSFRAEGRWNEVQGLLKGSAAYRATYVLIQFGHNDQPGKPGRSTDLKTEFPVNMARYVDEVKALGATPVLVTPLTRRSFKDGKLENNLQPWANVIRTVAQDKKVPLLDLNADSVAAVQAMGPDEADTLAVAPKPAALPAPAGSAATVEPQGAAKSAFDYTHVGAKGAAYFARMVEREIKAAIPAIATEFRPEEGQ, from the coding sequence ATGACCTATCGATCAATAACCTGTCGAGCCGCCGCCGCCGCGTTCGCGCTGGCCGGCATGACGGCCGCGCAGGCCGCAGACACGAAGCCGGTCCGCTTCATCCTCGTCGGCGATTCGACGATGGCGACCGCCAGCGGCTATGGCGACGCATTCTGCGCGCGCGTCATCCGCGCCGATACGTGCATCAACCTGGCCAAGGGAGGCCGCAGCTCCGGCAGCTTCCGCGCCGAAGGCCGCTGGAACGAGGTGCAGGGCCTGCTCAAGGGCAGCGCCGCCTACCGCGCCACTTATGTGTTGATCCAGTTCGGCCACAACGACCAGCCGGGCAAGCCTGGCCGTTCGACGGACCTGAAGACGGAATTCCCCGTCAACATGGCGCGCTATGTGGACGAGGTCAAGGCACTGGGCGCCACGCCGGTGCTGGTGACGCCCCTGACGCGACGCAGCTTCAAGGACGGCAAGCTGGAAAACAACCTGCAGCCGTGGGCGAACGTGATCCGCACCGTCGCTCAGGACAAAAAGGTGCCGCTGCTGGACCTGAATGCGGACAGCGTCGCCGCCGTGCAGGCCATGGGGCCGGATGAGGCGGACACGCTGGCCGTCGCGCCGAAGCCGGCGGCGCTGCCTGCGCCGGCAGGATCGGCCGCGACGGTGGAGCCGCAGGGCGCGGCCAAGAGCGCATTCGACTATACCCACGTGGGCGCCAAGGGCGCGGCCTACTTTGCCCGCATGGTCGAGCGAGAAATCAAGGCGGCCATTCCCGCCATCGCGACGGAATTCCGCCCGGAGGAAGGGCAGTGA